In the genome of Candidatus Kinetoplastibacterium desouzaii TCC079E, the window CACTAAAACCTTCACTAAAAAACTTAAAGTGATGTATAAGATCCTCCATTCCTGTTTTCATATTTACCCTTTTGGGAGGAGTATACTTACAATTTTCAGTAATAACAACTCCTGGATTTTCACGTAACCATTTCACACATTGACGTATAATCTTATTACTTTCTCTCATTTCAGCTATACGAACCAAATATCTATCGTAGCAATCTCCATTAACACCAACAGGAATATCAAAATCTAAATCTTGGTATATTTCATAAGGTTGATTCTTTCGTAAGTCCCAAACAACACCAGAACCACGCAACATAGGACCAGTAAAACCCAACGCTTTAGCCCTTTCAGGAGAAACTACTCCGACTCCAACTAACCTTTGTTTCCAAATTCTGTTGTTTGTTAAAAGATTTTCATACTCATCTATACACCCAGGAAATCTTTCAGTAAAATCATAAATAAAATCCAACAAAGACCCTGAACGTGCAGCATTCATTCTCTCAAAATCTTTTTTACCATGTATATTTTCAGAAACACTACTATATTGTGGCATAGAGTCAGGCAAGTCTCTATAAACACCTCCAGGTCTATAATAAGCAGCATGCATTCTAGCCCCAGAAACAGCCTCATAACAATCCATTAAATCTTCACGT includes:
- a CDS encoding NADH-quinone oxidoreductase subunit D — its product is MMDIKTYTLNFGPQHPAAHGVLRLVLELDGEVVQRADPHIGLLHRATEKLIESKTYIQALPYMDRLDYVSMMCNEHAYVMAIEKLLGIDVPIRAQYIRVMFDEITRVLNHLMSLGSHALDVGAMAVFLYAFREREDLMDCYEAVSGARMHAAYYRPGGVYRDLPDSMPQYSSVSENIHGKKDFERMNAARSGSLLDFIYDFTERFPGCIDEYENLLTNNRIWKQRLVGVGVVSPERAKALGFTGPMLRGSGVVWDLRKNQPYEIYQDLDFDIPVGVNGDCYDRYLVRIAEMRESNKIIRQCVKWLRENPGVVITENCKYTPPKRVNMKTGMEDLIHHFKFFSEGFSAPVGEVYSSIEHPKGEFGIYLLSDGANKPYRVKIRAPGFAHLQSLEEMSTGHMISDVVTIIGTQDIVFGEIDR